In one window of Leptidea sinapis chromosome 9, ilLepSina1.1, whole genome shotgun sequence DNA:
- the LOC126966100 gene encoding papilin-like gives MTSALCEYSVQRTRTPSGCERCTCVQVEVDCATLQKECDTTKCQYGISKYVSEDGCTRCTCLKHPCANKNCAPGERCVATRYKVSVTDEMQYTADCRTVNKPGECPPLNLLRALTERNCRRECNDDADCLGVGKCCVRGCSQLCMEPTPATTSAPTNIYNPGVPQAPQPSEEREPEVRASEGGVATLRCLFHGNPPPLITWRRNEITINGDVRRYRLLSDGALEIVSLYRNDSGVYICIANNELGSATQEVTLHVDDPVEGPAGVANIPNEEIFGDLGQPLRIRCLVYGYPTPTIYWYRGLNGPMVPYSSSLYEARDNVLLIRKLNEETIGEYACHAYNGIGSSAIWPFVVQASRPDGSVEIPKHVTQLEVPVTTPQIQTQASTTPAPENQVPLYAVPVTTRINAERTQVVAGSEIRLACDVDGYPEPRVQWTKDRMQLTATDRIQITETRLTIFRAQSNDSGEYSCEAANEYTSHSSVINVTVKGIYIPPTCVDSPYFADCHLIIRSNFCRHKYYSKFCCKSCVEAGQLEAEEAELMQADMSFRRKK, from the exons ATGAC GAGTGCGCTCTGCGAGTACAGCGTGCAGCGGACACGCACGCCGAGCGGCTGCGAACGCTGCACCTGCGTGCAAGTAGAAGTAGACTGCGCGACGCTACAGAAAGAGTGTGACACTACCAAGTGCCAGTACGGCATCTCCAAGTACGTCAGCGAAGACGGCTGCACCAG GTGTACCTGCTTGAAGCACCCTTGCGCTAACAAGAACTGTGCACCCGGGGAACGTTGTGTAGCCACAAGGTACAAGGTATCGGTGACAGATGAGATGCAGTACACGGCTGACTGTAGAACCG TGAACAAGCCAGGCGAATGTCCACCCCTGAATCTACTGCGAGCTTTAACGGAGAGAAACTGTCGACGCGAGTGCAATGACGATGCGGACTGTCTCGGTGTCGGAAAATGTTGCGTGCGAGGCTGTAGTCAGCTCTGTATGGAGCCAACTCCTGCTACAACATCAGCACCCACAAACATTTACAATCCAG GTGTACCGCAAGCTCCTCAACCTAGTGAGGAAAGAGAACCGGAAGTACGCGCAAGTGAAGGAGGAGTTGCGACCCTCAGATGTCTATTCCACGGGAACCCTCCGCCTTTGATCACCTGGCGACGAAACGAAATAACG atCAACGGTGACGTCCGAAGATATCGTCTGTTATCAGATGGAGCGTTAGAAATAGTATCTCTGTATCGTAACGACTCTGGAGTCTATATTTGTATCGCGAATAACGAATTGGGGAGTGCCACGCAGGAAGTAACGTTGCATGTTGATG ATCCTGTGGAAGGACCGGCTGGTGTCGCTAACATACCCAACGAGGAGATCTTCGGAGACCTTGGCCAACCCCTCAGAATCCGATGTCTCGTGTACGGTTACCCAACACCGACTATCTACTGGTACCGGGGTCTGAACGGGCCTATGGTGCCCTACAGCAGCTCACTGTATGAAGCTAGAGACAACGTCTTACTAATCAGGAAACTGAACGAAGAGACTATCGGAGAGTATGCTTGTCACGCATATAACGGAATAGGCTCGTCGGCGATATGGCCTTTTGTGGTTCAAGCGAGCCGACCCGACGGATCTGTGGAGATACCTAAACATGTAACCCAACTTGAAGTCCCGGTTACGACCCCACAGATACAAACCCAGGCATCTACCACACCAGCACCAGAAAACCAGGTTCCACTCTACGCCG TGCCCGTGACAACCCGTATCAACGCAGAGCGAACTCAAGTGGTGGCCGGCTCGGAGATCAGATTAGCATGTGACGTAGATGGCTACCCTGAGCCGCGTGTGCAATGGACCAAAGACAGGATGCAGCTCACAGCCACAGACAGGATACAAATCACAG AGACACGTTTGACAATATTCCGGGCACAGTCGAATGACAGCGGCGAGTACAGCTGCGAGGCGGCAAACGAATACACGTCACATTCATCTGTCATCAACGTCACTGTCAAAG GTATCTACATACCACCAACGTGTGTGGATAGCCCGTACTTCGCGGATTGTCACCTCATCATCCGCAGCAATTTCTGTCGTCACAAATATTATTCTAA ATTCTGCTGCAAGTCCTGCGTGGAAGCCGGACAGCTGGAAGCTGAAGAAGCGGAGCTGATGCAGGCCGATATGTCATTTAGAAGGAAGAAGTAA